The sequence below is a genomic window from Cobetia sp. cqz5-12.
TCACGCCTGGCCAATTCCCGCCATCCGGACTTCGAGCTGGCTGCCGGCGACACCGTGATCTTCTCTTCAAAGGCGATTCCCGGCAATGAGCTGGCCATCGGCAAGCTGCACAACGCGCTGACACGCCTTGGCGTCGGCATCATGGAAGAGAAGCAGTTCCCGGACCTGCACGCCTCCGGGCATCCGGCGCAGGAAGAACTGCGCACCTTCTATGGCTGGCTGAAACCGGTACGTCTGCTGCCGGTGCATGGCGAATATCGCCACCAGCTGGCTCATACCCAGGTGGCACAGTCCCTGGGCATCGAGGCACCGCTGATTCCCGTCAATGGTGACGTGATTCGCCTCGATGCTCAGGGGCTGTCGGTGGAGAAACGCCTGACACTGCACGAACGCATCATCGAGCATGACAAGGTGCGTCCGCTGGATTCCATGGACCGCCGTGCCCGCGCGCGTCTCGGCCGGCATGGCAGCGTTTCGCTGGCATTGCCCGTCACGCTGCAGGAGGCAGGCTGGGTTCGCATTGGCCGCTTGATGCTGGATATCAGCGGTACCTCAAGCCTGGATGAAGACAGCTTCGCCGAGTGGCTGGATGACACCCTGGCAGGCCTAGATGCCAGCAATGAACGTGAACTCAAGCAGCAACTCGATGGTCGCATCAATCGCTGGCTGCGCAACCATCTGCGCCATGAGCCGGTGTTATTCCTGCATATCATGGCCATGAATCAGGAGTGAGTGTCGCGCCATCACCGAAGTGATGGCCACCTTGAGCTCACTGCCCTGCACAAAGCGGTGCATGAAAAAGCCCGCCCGGGAAATACCGGGCGGGCTTTTCTGCTGCTGGGAGGCGCTCAGGGATTGGTGATGGCGACATTGCCGTCTTGCCGACTGGCAATCTCGATCTCAAGCGCTTCAGCCACCTCCATGGCGTCAGGCCGAAGGTCTCAAACGGACTTGTTCTTCGGCGGACGGCCACGACGCTTGGGCTGATCACTGACCAGATCATCCACGGAAAGGCCAGCTTCGATCATCGCATCACGAATCTCGGCAAGCTTGCGCTCCTTGGCAATTTCTTCTTCGCGGCGCTGCTCATCTTCTTCGGCTTTCTGCTCGATCACCTCATTGATGACCTCGGAGAGCTTGTGCAGTTGTTCCATGGACAGCTGACGCGCTGCTGCACGAGCAACATTCTTGTTACGAGCGATCTTTTCGAGAGAATCGGCTGTCATTTCGCTACCTCCACCATATGCACTGAGCTGGAATCCCTGCGAGTCATCGCATTGGATGTGATAATGCAGCAAAGTATAAGCGCTAAATATGAACTAACAAGCCTTGTCAAAAGCAAGGCAGTGTTTCCATAGGATAGACCAACAAAAACCCCGCTTGATAGCGGGGTTCTTGTGAGCGCCTGTGAGTTATCCAGGATGGCTCGATCACCATGAGCGCCCTGACTGATGACGAAAAAGGACTCAGCCTCCCGTCATGTTCATGAAGCGAACGATCTGGACATCGCCATCCGTCGTGAAGTGATGACGTTCGGGCTTGAGGTGCATGGCATCGATGATCGCGGCCTTGAGTGGCTCGATGTCACCCGGGTGACGACGCATGATGTCACGCAGATCTAGCGAGTGCTCATTGCCAAGACACAGCAACAGCCGCCCTTCCACCGTGACGCGAACACGGTTGCAGGTCGAGCAGAAGTTATGACTGTGCGGTGAGATGAATCCCACCCGTGATTCGCTGTCCGCCATGCGGAAATAGCGCGCCGGCCCCAGGCTGTCTTCCAGCGTCGGAATCAGCGGATAACGCGTCTCGATGCGCGCCTGGACATCATCACTGGAGCAGAAGGTCTCCTCACGACCGTGATCCGAGACCTGACCCAGCGGCATCTCTTCGATGAAGCTGATGTCCAGCCCTTCCTCGCGCGCAAATTCGACCAGCGACACCACTTCGTGGTCATTGCGCCCTTTCAGCACTACCGCATTGAGCTTGATGCGGAAACCTTCCTCGCGCGCAGCACGGATGCCGGCGATCACCTTGTCCAGGTCGCCGGTACGCGTCAGCGCCTTGAAGCGCTCCGGGTCCAGAGAATCAAGGCTGATATTCAGCCGTGACATGCCGGCGGCCTTCAGCTGCGCGGCGTGCTTGGCAAGCCCAGCGCCGTTGGTGGTCATCGAGAAGTCCTTGAGCCCCTCGAGCGCGCCGATTTCATCGACCAGCTTGCCGATATCACGCCGCACCAGCGGCTCCCCGCCGGTCAGGCGAATCTTCTCGACTCCCAATTCCACGAAGGCACGCGCCAGCAACGCGATCTCTTCGAGGCTCAAGACCTCGTCACGCGGCAGAAAGGTCATCTCTTCGCTCATGCAATAGACGCAGCGAAAGTCACAGCGGTCCGTCACTGACAGGCGAACATAGCGGATGCGACGACCGAAGTCATCGACCAGGGTTTCCATCATGACTCTCCCGAAAACTTGGGTGTTGCCAGCGCTGATTGTCGCTCTTCGCGGCTGGCCTCGGCCAATGAGTCATCAGCCTTCTGTTGCTCAGCAAAGGGGGTTACCGATCCACCCTCTGCCATCACCGCAGACTCTGGATGCCAGCGCTCGAGTGCCTCGCGATCGCTCGAGCGTTCCCGTACCCAATAATCTCCTGTGGCGGTGTGCTCCTTTTTCCAGAAAGGTGCCCGCGACTTGAGATGGTCCATCAGGAAGTCACAGCCGGCAAAGGCTGCCTGACGATGCGCACTGGCGACCAGTACCAGCACGATATTGTCGCCGGGCTCGAGCCGTCCGACACGGTGAATGATGCGCACCCCGGTGAGCGGGAAGCGCTCGCGCGCCTCTGTGATCAGACGTTCGAGGCTACGCTCCGTCATGCCGGGATAGTGTTCCAGCGTCAGCGCGACGACATCCGGTCGCTGGTTGAAATCACGCACCAGCCCCGTGAAGGACACCACGGCACCGATATCGCCGCGCCCACGCGTCAGGACGTCCTGCTCGACACGCAGATCAAAATCGCTGGCCTGAATGCTGACCGAAAAGGCCTGCGCGGCTTCGTTTGCGACCTGGGTCATGTCAGCCCCCCGTCACCGGTGGGAAGAAGGCGACTTCATCACCGGCATTCAGTGGGTGGTCATCGCGCACCATGTCCTGATTGACGGCGCAAAGCACGCGAGTGTCATTGAGCGCTTCAAGCTGCGGATCACGCAGCGCCAAGGTGCGCTTCAGGCCCCCGACCGTCGCTTGGGACAGCGTCGTCAGGTTCAGCGCCAGGCTATCGAGGTCCAGACGTTCCCGCAGTTCCGCCAGGAAGAGAACCCGCACGGTGGCATCGCCGCGTGCCGCCGGAGCGGCCTGTCCCGCTGTCGCTTCGATAGGCTCAGCTGTTGCAGCACGGCTTGGTTCGGCCCAGCTTGATTCAGTCCGGCTTGGCTCAACCGGCGTCTGCTCGACAGCGGCGGCCTCCTCCGGGCGCTGCCAGTCACCACTCTTGCCGCCGGTCTTGGTCTCGAGCTGGATATCGCCGATCACGATACCCTTGTCGACCGCCTTGCACATGTCATAGAGCGTCAAGGCCGCCACCGAGGCCGCCGTCAGCGCCTCCATCTCGACACCGGTACGCCCATTGAGGCGACACAGCACCTGAATTTCCACGCAGCTGTTGGCGCTGTCCAGCGTGAAGTCGACCGTCACCTTGGAGAGCATCAAGGCATGACAGAGCGGAATCAGCTCATGAGTGCGCTTGGCCGCCTGGATACCGGCAATACGCGCCGTCGCCAGCACATCCCCTTTGGGCAGGCCACCTTCGGCGAGCAGTGCGAGCGTGGCAGGCAGCATGCTGACGCGTGCGCTGGCTCGCGCCTCGCGGCGGGTTTCCTGCTTGTCCGCAACATCCACCATATGGGCTTCGCCGCGTGCGTTGAGATGAGTAAGGCTCATGAGCTGTCTCGTATCCGTATCGGGTGCGCCTGACTGGCGGCAATCTCAGAAATACCAAAGCCTGAAGAAACAGGCAGGCAAGCCCTGATGGACAGGACTGGCCAATAAATTAGCAGACTATCTTTTCATGAATCAGCTGGCGTGACCACTGTGCGGGCATCGCCTAGACGATGCCTCGACTGCCCAGCCACTGCACCATGACCGGCTCGCCGGCGTGAAGCGTAGCGCAGCCGGCGGGAATCTCGATCAGGCATTCGGCCAGCAACATCGAGGTCAGAATACCCGAGCCCTGCCGCCCCGTGGTCATCACCACCTGCCGCCCCTGATCATCCAGCACGATCTGCCCGCGATGATAATCGACACGCTCGGCACGTGAGCGCAGCGTCTCGCCGGCGATCAGCTGCAGGCGCGGGGCTTGCCACTGCGCCAGCGTCGTCGCGGAGGCGTTCGCCTCACCCTTCGCCAACCGCTGCTGGCCCGACAACAGGCGCAGCGCGGGCAGCACGAACTGCAGGAAGGTGACCATGGTCGCCACCGGATTGCCCGGCAAGCCGAAGAACGGCACCTGGCCAGATGACGACTCGGTGCCGGCGGGAGTGGCACGCAACATGCCGAACGCCAGCGGGCGCCCCGGACGCATGGCGATGCGCCACAGCGCGAGTTCACCACAGGCAGCGAGGGCACTGCGCACATGATCGGCCTCGCCCACCGACACGCCGCCGGAGGTGATGACCATGTCGGCACGCGTCGCGGCATCATGCAGGGCAGCACTCACGCTCGCCTCGTCATCGCTCAGGATGCCAAGATCCAGCACCTCGATGCCCTGATCGCGCAGCAGCGCCACGAGGCTGAAGCGATTGGCGTCATAGATGCCGCCAGCCGGCAGCGTCTCGCCGGGGGCCGTGACCTCGTCACCGGTGGAGAAGACCGCCACCGTCAGTGGCCGATAGACGGCGACCTCAGCGAGTCCGAGCGACGCCAGCACACCCACGGCGGCAGGCGTCAGCCACTGGCCCGGCGCCATCACATGGCTGCCGCGCGCGATATCCTCTCCGGCCTGACGCACGTTCTGGCCACGGCGAATGCTGGTCACGCCCTCGATCACCACCCGCTCGCCTGCTTCGCTCTCAATCAAGCCCTCGCCCTGCCCTTCATCCCTTCCCTCGCTCTGCGCGGAGTGATACTCGAGCTGCTCCTGCATGACGACGGTGTCGGCGCCTGTGGGCAGAGCCGCGCCAGTCGTGATGCGCATGGCCTCCCCCGCGGCGAGCGCCCGGCCCGTCCAGGGATGGCCCGCCAGCGAGCTGCCGATTACGCTCAGCTGGCAGCGATTGCTCAATTCGCCACGATCGCTCAGAGGCTCGCCGCTCTCCGCGTCTGGCAATGAAGCCCGCGCCATCGCGATGCCGTCCATCGCCGCGTTGGTCTGTGCCGGGACATCCAGCGGCGAGATGACCATCTCGGCGAGCACACGTCCGGGCGCCTGCGCCAGGGGGACACGTTCGCTGCGTGGCGTGCGCATCACGCCCACCAGGCTCTCTCCCAGCACGCTCAAGGCTTCATCGACACTCAGCATGCGCTCGCCGAAACGTGGATCGAAACACGACAGACTCATGCGCCCACCTCGCCACGCGGCTTGCCGCCTTCCAGACGCCAGTGCACCGGCCAGGCGGCGATCCAGGCGGCCAGCGCCTGAGGATCGTCAAGATCCAGCCGCTTGAGGTCCTGCGGCACATCCTCACGAGTCGGCAGCTGCGCCGCCGGTGTCGCCAGCGCATGAATCCAGGGGTCCTCCGGGGCTCTCAGCGGCTTGCCTACGGCCTCGCGGTACAGTTCAAGCTTGGGCAGCGGCCACTGCTTGAAGCCCTCGACCAGAATCAGGTCCACCTCCAGCCCCTCGAGCTGCGCCACCAGCTGTTCCAGATCGGCCTCCGCCTGGTCCGGCGTCTCCATCATCAGCGCAAAGCGCTTAGCAGATGCCACCAGCATCGGCACGGCACCGGCCGTTCGCAGACGATGGCTGTCCTTGCCCGGCGTATCGACATCGAAGGCATGATGCGCATGCTTGATCACGGCGACGCGGAGGCCGCGCGCGCTCAACTCGGGCAGCAGCTGCTCGAGCAGCGTGGTCTTGCCGGTGCCGCTCCAGGCCGCGATGCCCAGCAGCGGACACGCTGACGCCGCCAGACGTGCCTGCCAGGCGGGCGACATCCCGACCTCATGAGAAATATCACCACGCGACGTGGGAGCATCACTGCGGGGGGAGGAATGTTCAGCACTGACAGCGGTATCAGCACGCTGGTCAGTCGTGGAGGAAGACTCAGGCATGAAGGTTCTCTTGGTGATTCCGGCGTATGGCGGCCTATCGACGGGTTCACCGCAGCGCTCCCGCGCCCGCAAGGGAAAAGATGACGATGACTGCTGCGGGCTGAGCGGATGCCATGAAGGTGAACACGCATGGCGCTCATTTCAATGGGGAACGGCTCGACATGAACAAGGGTTCAATGGGGGCAACGACGCTGAGTGGCAAGATACCCGCCAGAACCGCCAGACACGACACGTGAAAGGTGCAACCCCAAGGCCATCAAATCCTGACAGGCAAAGACAATAAGCCGCCAGACTCCTGAAGAGACGCTCCCGGCGATGACTACTTGCATCACAATGACACACCTTGGGCGTGCAAGCGGGAACGGATGACACGCTAGGAACGTCAGGAATGAAGCGCGCTCAGCGCGAGCCGGCTTCCATCTCACGGCATTCTTCAAGGGTATTGAGGTTGGCGAAGTCCTGCTCGCTGCCCGCCTGCACCTTGAGCCAGACATGCTGATCGAACCAGCGGTCGATCTTGCGCTCGCCAGCGGCCAGCGCCGCCTGCAGAGACGGCAGCAGGCCACGATGCATGAGACAGATCACCGGATGGTAACGAAACTCGTCTGCCGCCACGGCCAGCAGCGCGGGCCCGGCATCGACCGCGTGACCGCCCTCGACACTGAAGCCTTCCAGCTGATCGCCGTTGGCCTGGTCGATCAACGCCACGCTCAGCGTTTCGACCAGTTCATTGGGCAGATGCGGCACATCGCAGGCTACCATCATCACCCAGGGCGTCCGCGCTGCCGCCAGCGCACTGGCCATGCCCATCAGGGGACCGTGGTAGCCCTGCTCGCTGTCTTCGACCAGTGGATGCCCATAGGCGGCATACTCGGAGTGCGAGCGGTTGGCATTGATCAGCAGCTCGCCCACCTGAGGGGTCAGCCGCGCCAGTACATGCGCCACCAGCGGCACCTCATTGAGCGTGACCAGCCCCTTGTCGACGCCACCCATGCGCCGCGCCTGGCCGCCGGCCAGCACCACCCCGGTGATATTGGCAGACGTGAGCGAGGCCTTGAGCTGCTCGGCATCGCTCGGCAGTGGCATGGCGTCAGAGGTGTGATTGGAGCTCGGCATGAAGGCGTATCCCGGTCGAGTGCGCAAAGGCGCAGGTAATATCATGCAGCAGGGCCGCTGGCAGGGCATCCAGTGCAAGCGGCTGATGAACAGGGCTTTCTCAGCTCTGAAGCTTGAGGCGCCTAGCCGAAGGCTCAGCTATTGAAGGCAACTCAGCCCGCTGAGGGCTCAGTGTGCAGGCTGGCAGCGCTCAGCGTCCAGCGCTCACTCGAGCCCTGACTCAAGGCATTGTCCTGATGTGAGGACAGGATCACCGCACACCCCTGCTGGCACATCTGCTCCAGTCGCAGCGCCAACTGCTCGACAGCGGCCTGGTCCAGATTGGCGGCAGGCTCATCCAGCAACAGCACCGGCGGACGCGACAACCAGGCGCGCGCCAATGCCAGTCGCGCTCGCTCGCCACCCGACAGGGAGCGGGCCGGCTGACGGGCCTGATCGCTCAGCCCGCTCCAGCGCAGCATCTCCTCGACCTGATCACGCTGCTGCCCGGCAGAGCCGCTCTCGGGTTGCCAGCGAGCCGCCAGCACCAGATTGCCGGCCACGCTGGTATCGAACAGATACGGCTGCTGATGCAGGTAGCGCACCGGATGAGCGTCACGGGTCTGCCATTCAAGCTTGCCGCCGGTCGCTGACTGCATGCCGGCCAGCACGCGCAGCAGCGTGGTCTTGCCGCTACCGTTGTCACCCTTGAGGTGCACCCAGCCGGACGCTGGGGTCGGTACCCAATCCAGCGCCGCCACATGCCATAACAGGCGCCCTTGCGCCTCGACGCCCTCGCCGGAGACTTGCGCCGCAGACGGCAAGCGATATTCGAGGCCACGCACGCGCAACAGGGGAGCAACGCTTGCGTCAGCATCAAGTGCCCGGGCAACAGACGGCGAGGCTTGCGCGAAGCCAGCCCCCGTCACCGGGCTGGAGGGGTCGCCCGGGGGAACAGACGAGGACGAAGAACTAGGGGGGAACATCATGACTCCATACGACGATTCAGCCTGACGCGATCAGTGCTGGCGTGTGCTTGTCTCAACGGGTTGGCAGGCGGCTTTCATACTGGGGGAGCAGAACGCGACTGGCGGCGGGGCCTGAGGTCAGGCCTGCACCGCCAGCTGACCGCGACCGCGCAACACCCCCAGCATCAGATTGAGCGCCAGTGCCAGCACCAGCAATACCATGCCCAGGGCAACCCCCTGGGCATACTCGCCCTTGAGGGTTTCCAGCGCGATGGCCGTGGTGATATTGCGCGTGAAACCGGCAATGTTACCACCCACCATCATGGCGCAACCCACTTCAGCGATGATTCTACCAAACGCGGCCACCAACGCCGCCATCACGCCGAAACGGGCCTCCATCACCAGCCGCCAGAGCGCCGCCCGGCGCGACGCCCCCAGCTGCAAGGCTGTCTCCCAGGCACGTTTGTCGACCCCCGCCAACGCGGCATGCAGCATCACCACCAGAATCGGCAGGGCGAGCAGAATCTGCCCGATCACCATCGCCGGTTGGGTGAACAGCAGATGCCAATCACCCAGCGGGCCAGCGCGCGACAACAGGATGAACAGCAGCAGCCCCACCACCACGGTGGGGACGGCCATCAGGGTATTGATCAGCGAGATCAGCAGCCAGCGCCCCGGGAAGGCGCAGCGAACCAGCACGAAGGCGATCAACAGTGCCGGTGGCACCGCGATTAGCATCGCCATCAGCGAGACACGAAACGACACGCCGATGATCTCCCACAGCGCGCCATCCATGCTCAGCAGGAGGCTCAAGGCCTCCTGCGTGGTTTGCCACAAGCTCACGAACGCGGCTCAGCCTGTGCGTCCTGCGCCTTCACCGGCGTGCGCTCAGAGGCGCGGTCCGCTGTCTGGCGAGCATCGAAGCCGGTCTCGC
It includes:
- a CDS encoding ABC transporter permease, coding for MSLLLSMDGALWEIIGVSFRVSLMAMLIAVPPALLIAFVLVRCAFPGRWLLISLINTLMAVPTVVVGLLLFILLSRAGPLGDWHLLFTQPAMVIGQILLALPILVVMLHAALAGVDKRAWETALQLGASRRAALWRLVMEARFGVMAALVAAFGRIIAEVGCAMMVGGNIAGFTRNITTAIALETLKGEYAQGVALGMVLLVLALALNLMLGVLRGRGQLAVQA
- a CDS encoding H-NS family histone-like protein, translating into MTADSLEKIARNKNVARAAARQLSMEQLHKLSEVINEVIEQKAEEDEQRREEEIAKERKLAEIRDAMIEAGLSVDDLVSDQPKRRGRPPKNKSV
- a CDS encoding ABC transporter ATP-binding protein, with translation MFPPSSSSSSVPPGDPSSPVTGAGFAQASPSVARALDADASVAPLLRVRGLEYRLPSAAQVSGEGVEAQGRLLWHVAALDWVPTPASGWVHLKGDNGSGKTTLLRVLAGMQSATGGKLEWQTRDAHPVRYLHQQPYLFDTSVAGNLVLAARWQPESGSAGQQRDQVEEMLRWSGLSDQARQPARSLSGGERARLALARAWLSRPPVLLLDEPAANLDQAAVEQLALRLEQMCQQGCAVILSSHQDNALSQGSSERWTLSAASLHTEPSAG
- the mobB gene encoding molybdopterin-guanine dinucleotide biosynthesis protein B; translated protein: MSPAWQARLAASACPLLGIAAWSGTGKTTLLEQLLPELSARGLRVAVIKHAHHAFDVDTPGKDSHRLRTAGAVPMLVASAKRFALMMETPDQAEADLEQLVAQLEGLEVDLILVEGFKQWPLPKLELYREAVGKPLRAPEDPWIHALATPAAQLPTREDVPQDLKRLDLDDPQALAAWIAAWPVHWRLEGGKPRGEVGA
- a CDS encoding molybdopterin molybdotransferase MoeA — protein: MSLSCFDPRFGERMLSVDEALSVLGESLVGVMRTPRSERVPLAQAPGRVLAEMVISPLDVPAQTNAAMDGIAMARASLPDAESGEPLSDRGELSNRCQLSVIGSSLAGHPWTGRALAAGEAMRITTGAALPTGADTVVMQEQLEYHSAQSEGRDEGQGEGLIESEAGERVVIEGVTSIRRGQNVRQAGEDIARGSHVMAPGQWLTPAAVGVLASLGLAEVAVYRPLTVAVFSTGDEVTAPGETLPAGGIYDANRFSLVALLRDQGIEVLDLGILSDDEASVSAALHDAATRADMVITSGGVSVGEADHVRSALAACGELALWRIAMRPGRPLAFGMLRATPAGTESSSGQVPFFGLPGNPVATMVTFLQFVLPALRLLSGQQRLAKGEANASATTLAQWQAPRLQLIAGETLRSRAERVDYHRGQIVLDDQGRQVVMTTGRQGSGILTSMLLAECLIEIPAGCATLHAGEPVMVQWLGSRGIV
- the moaA gene encoding GTP 3',8-cyclase MoaA — encoded protein: MMETLVDDFGRRIRYVRLSVTDRCDFRCVYCMSEEMTFLPRDEVLSLEEIALLARAFVELGVEKIRLTGGEPLVRRDIGKLVDEIGALEGLKDFSMTTNGAGLAKHAAQLKAAGMSRLNISLDSLDPERFKALTRTGDLDKVIAGIRAAREEGFRIKLNAVVLKGRNDHEVVSLVEFAREEGLDISFIEEMPLGQVSDHGREETFCSSDDVQARIETRYPLIPTLEDSLGPARYFRMADSESRVGFISPHSHNFCSTCNRVRVTVEGRLLLCLGNEHSLDLRDIMRRHPGDIEPLKAAIIDAMHLKPERHHFTTDGDVQIVRFMNMTGG
- the moaC gene encoding cyclic pyranopterin monophosphate synthase MoaC, with the protein product MSLTHLNARGEAHMVDVADKQETRREARASARVSMLPATLALLAEGGLPKGDVLATARIAGIQAAKRTHELIPLCHALMLSKVTVDFTLDSANSCVEIQVLCRLNGRTGVEMEALTAASVAALTLYDMCKAVDKGIVIGDIQLETKTGGKSGDWQRPEEAAAVEQTPVEPSRTESSWAEPSRAATAEPIEATAGQAAPAARGDATVRVLFLAELRERLDLDSLALNLTTLSQATVGGLKRTLALRDPQLEALNDTRVLCAVNQDMVRDDHPLNAGDEVAFFPPVTGG
- a CDS encoding molybdenum cofactor biosynthesis protein MoaE, with amino-acid sequence MTQVANEAAQAFSVSIQASDFDLRVEQDVLTRGRGDIGAVVSFTGLVRDFNQRPDVVALTLEHYPGMTERSLERLITEARERFPLTGVRIIHRVGRLEPGDNIVLVLVASAHRQAAFAGCDFLMDHLKSRAPFWKKEHTATGDYWVRERSSDREALERWHPESAVMAEGGSVTPFAEQQKADDSLAEASREERQSALATPKFSGES
- the mobA gene encoding molybdenum cofactor guanylyltransferase, producing MPSSNHTSDAMPLPSDAEQLKASLTSANITGVVLAGGQARRMGGVDKGLVTLNEVPLVAHVLARLTPQVGELLINANRSHSEYAAYGHPLVEDSEQGYHGPLMGMASALAAARTPWVMMVACDVPHLPNELVETLSVALIDQANGDQLEGFSVEGGHAVDAGPALLAVAADEFRYHPVICLMHRGLLPSLQAALAAGERKIDRWFDQHVWLKVQAGSEQDFANLNTLEECREMEAGSR